The Cucumis melo cultivar AY chromosome 5, USDA_Cmelo_AY_1.0, whole genome shotgun sequence genome has a segment encoding these proteins:
- the LOC103491614 gene encoding protein argonaute 4 — protein sequence MSSNEPDGNGADAGLPPPPPPPPIPPNVVPIQAELEQAPEIVKKKVVRVPIARRGLASKGQKISLLTNHFKVNVTNIEGHFFHYSVALSYEDGRPVDGKGVGRKVIDKVHETYNSELAGKDFAYDGEKSLFTVGPLPRNKLEFTVVLEDITSNRNNGNCSPDGHGSPNNGDRKRMKRPYRSKSFKVEISFAAKIPMQAIASALRGQESENFQEAIRVLDIILRQNASKQGCLLVRQSFFHNDPNSCTDVGGGVLGCRGFHSSFRTTQSGLSLNIDVSTTMIIQPGPVVDFLIANQNVRDPFSLDWTKAKRTLKNLRIKASPSNAEYKITGLSEKPCKEQTFTLKQKGGSDEDCIEITVYDYFVKHRNIELRYSSDLPCINVGKPKRPTFIPVELCSLVSLQRYTKALSTFQRASLVEKSRQKPQERMRVLSDSLRRNKYDAEPMLRSCGIAINSSFIQVEGRVLPAPKLKVGNGEDFFPRNGRWNFNNKKLAQPTKIERWAVVNFSARCDTRGLVRDLIKCGDMKGIAIEAPFDVFEENPQFRRAPPMVRVEKMFEEVQSKLPGQPQFLLCLLPERKNSDLYGPWKKKNLAEFGIVTQCIAPTRVNDQYLTNVLLKINAKLGGLNSLLAVEHSPSIPMVSKVPTIILGMDVSHGSPGQSDIPSIAAVVSSRQWPLISRYRAAVRTQSPKVEMIDSLYKRISETEDDGIMRELLLDFYTSSGKRKPDQIIIFRDGVSESQFNQVLNVELDQIIQSCKFLDENWNPKFVVIVAQKNHHTKFFQPGSPDNVPPGTIIDNKICHPRNNDFYLCAHAGMIGTTRPTHYHVLLDEVGFSADDLQELVHSLSYVYQRSTTAISVVAPVCYAHLAATQIGQFIKFEDTSETTSSDGGLTSAGAVPVPQLPRLQEKVCNSMFFC from the exons ATGAGTTCAAATGAGCCGGATGGAAATGGAGCTGATGCAGGGTTGCCTCCTCCACCTCCGCCTCCCCCAATTCCCCCAAATGTCGTTCCAATTCAAGCTGAACTAGAGCAGGCTCCCGAAATTGTGAAGAAAAAGGTTGTGCGGGTTCCTATTGCACGACGTGGCCTTGCTTCAAAAGGCCAGAAGATATCTCTGCTTACGAATCATTTTAAAGTGAATGTGACCAATATAGAAGGTCACTTTTTCCACTACAGT GTTGCACTTTCATATGAAGATGGTCGCCCAGTTGATGGAAAGGGCGTAGGAAGAAAGGTTATTGACAAGGTTCATGAAACATATAATTCGGAACTTGCAGGCAAAGATTTTGCTTACGATGGAGAAAAGAGTTTATTCACTGTTGGGCCTCTCCCCAGGAATAAACTCGAATTTACTGTTGTTCTTGAGGATATCACGTCAAACAG GAACAATGGAAACTGTAGTCCTGATGGGCATGGAAGTCCCAATAATGGAGACCGAAAAAGGATGAAACGACCCTATCGTTCAAAATCATTCAAGGTAGAAATCAGCTTTGCTGCTAAGATACCGATGCAGGCTATAGCAAGTGCTTTACGTGGTCAGGAATCTGAGAATTTCCAAGAGGCAATCAGGGTGTTGGATATTATCCTACGGCAGAATGCATCAAAGCA AGGTTGCCTACTTGTCAGACAGTCATTTTTCCATAATGACCCAAACTCTTGTACTGATGTAGGCGGAGGCGTTCTGGGCTGTAGAGGCTTCCATTCTAGTTTTAGAACAACACAGAGTGGCCTCTCTTTGAATATTG ACGTTTCAACTACTATGATTATACAGCCTGGTCCTGTTGTGGACTTTTTAATTGCAAACCAGAATGTCAGAGATCCTTTCTCACTTGACTGGACCAAG gCTAAAAGGACACTCAAGAATTTGAGGATTAAAGCAAGCCCGTCCAATGCAGAATACAAGATAACTGGATTAAGCGAAAAGCCCTGTAAAGAGCAAAC GTTTACATTGAAACAGAAAGGTGGAAGTGATGAAGACTGCATTGAAATCACTGTTTATGATTATTTTGTCAAGCATCGGAACATTGAACTTCGATATTCATCAGATCTTCCTTGTATAAATGTGGGGAAGCCCAAGCGTCCCACTTTTATCCCTGTTGAG TTGTGCTCTTTGGTATCACTGCAACGATACACAAAAGCACTGTCCACATTTCAAAGAGCTTCACTTGTTGAGAAATCGAGGCAAAAGCCACAAGAAAGGATGAGGGTTTTGTCTGAT TCATTGAGAAGGAACAAATATGATGCTGAGCCAATGTTACGGTCATGTGGAATTGCTATTAATTCAAGCTTCATTCAAGTTGAAGGCCGTGTTCTACCTGCACCCAAG TTAAAAGTTGGCAATGGGGAAGATTTTTTTCCTCGTAATGGCCGGTGGAATTTCAATAATAAG AAATTGGCTCAACCTACTAAAATAGAGCGATGGGCTGTGGTGAACTTCTCGGCGCGCTGTGATACACGTGGCCTTGTCAGAGACCTTATCAAATGCGGTGATATGAAAGGCATC GCAATAGAGGCTCCTTTTGATGTTTTTGAAGAAAATCCACAGTTCAGACGTGCCCCACCTATGGTTAGAGTGGAGAAGATGTTTGAGGAAGTTCAGTCTAAACTTCCTGGACAACCACAATTTCTTCTTTGTCTACTGCCTGAGAGAAAGAATTCTGATCTTTATG GTCCTTGGAAGAAAAAGAATCTTGCAGAATTTGGAATTGTTACTCAGTGTATTGCTCCTACACGGGTAAATGACCAATACCTCACAAATGTGCTCCTTAAGATCAACGCCAAG CTTGGTGGGCTTAATTCCTTATTAGCAGTTGAGCATTCTCCATCCATTCCTATGGTTTCAAAAGTTCCCACAATTATCCTGGGTATGGATGTTTCACATGGTTCTCCAGGACAGTCAGATATTCCGTCTATTGCTGCG GTGGTCAGTTCTAGACAGTGGCCATTGATTTCTCGTTACCGAGCTGCAGTACGTACCCAATCTCCAAAAGTGGAGATGATTGATTCTTTGTACAAGCGTATTTCTGAAACCGAAGATGATGGAATAATGAG GGAGCTTCTACTTGACTTCTATACTAGTTCAGGGAAAAGAAAGCCAGATCAGATTATCATATTCAG GGATGGTGTCAGTGAATCCCAATTTAACCAAGTTTTAAATGTTGAACTAGATCAGATTATCCAG TCTTGCAAGTTCCTTGATGAAAATTGGAACCCCAAGTTTGTGGTGATCGTGGCCCAGAAGAACCATCACACTAAGTTCTTTCAGCCTGGATCTCCTGACAACGTTCCACCCG GTACTATTATTGACAACAAAATTTGTCATCCAAGAAACAATGATTTCTATCTCTGTGCTCATGCTGGAATGATT GGTACTACAAGGCCTACTCATTATCACGTTCTGTTAGATGAAGTTGGTTTTTCTGCAGATGACCTGCAAGAACTAGTGCACTCTCTATCCTACGT ATACCAAAGAAGTACTACAGCAATTTCTGTTG TTGCTCCGGTCTGCTACGCTCATTTGGCAGCCACCCAGATTGGGCAGTTTATTAAGTTTGAAGATACATCAGAGACAACCTCGAGCGATGGCGGGCTGACGAGTGCAGGGGCAGTTCCTGTGCCCCAACTGCCGAGATTGCAGGAGAAGGTTTGCAACTCCATGTTCTTCTGCTGA
- the LOC103491613 gene encoding NDR1/HIN1-like protein 13 translates to MADRVHPTVNPDSASNNPKGPPSATYVIQIPKDQVYRIPPPENAARFNLYTRHNQRPSSCRRFLCFILLLLFLSAITSALFFLILQPDLPRYSILAVSISRIKSNTTSISPQLNVTIRAENHNKKIGIYYEKNSIVSVSLSDVMLCEGALPLLYQPPSNVTVIAVKMKGSGIRLSSSTGKALKDWEKEGRVRLKVDVRAPIEMKLYWMKVRWRIRGKVTCKILVKKVMGKTKVMEEKCDHSMKLW, encoded by the coding sequence ATGGCCGACCGTGTTCACCCCACTGTTAACCCTGACTCCGCTTCTAATAATCCCAAAGGCCCTCCTTCTGCCACCTACGTCATCCAAATCCCCAAGGACCAAGTCTACCGAATTCCTCCTCCTGAAAACGCCGCCCGCTTCAACCTCTACACTCGCCACAACCAACGCCCCTCCTCCTGCCGCCGTTTCCTCTGCTTCATTCTCCTACTCCTCTTCCTCTCGGCCATTACTTCCGCTCTCTTCTTCTTAATCCTCCAACCTGACCTTCCTCGCTACTCCATTCTCGCTGTATCCATCAGTAGAATCAAATCGAACACCACCTCAATCTCTCCCCAACTTAATGTCACAATACGAGCAGAAAACCATAACAAAAAGATCGGAATCTACTACGAGAAAAACAGCATCGTTTCCGTGTCTTTGTCGGATGTGATGCTGTGCGAAGGTGCATTGCCGTTGTTGTACCAGCCGCCGAGCAACGTGACGGTAATAGCAGTAAAGATGAAAGGATCTGGTATTAGATTGTCGAGTAGTACGGGGAAAGCATTAAAGGATTGGGAGAAGGAAGGGAGGGTAAGACTGAAGGTGGACGTGAGAGCTCCAATAGAGATGAAGTTGTACTGGATGAAGGTGAGATGGAGGATTAGGGGGAAAGTAACATGCAAGATCTTGGTGAAGAAGGTGATGGGAAAGACGAAAGTGATGGAGGAAAAGTGTGATCATAGCATGAAGCTGTGGTAG
- the LOC103491612 gene encoding protein ROLLING AND ERECT LEAF 2, which translates to MGASSSKLEEDKALRLCRERKKFVKQALHGRCSLATAHAEYIQSLRCTGTALKIFVQPEGPVESPLYASTFATPEPLAFTEKSASQFSFSSPSFSHHMDTAGNRSPSPSPPTSSRFQANHMQFRGSFAHKVEEKLPSPVIGTVTSSDTPPSAKPQTSERPQTLSFEGSSAPQEGTWDFFFPSNNHEFSFHDGHGVNNGGVEFENAGDVRYFKEEDGNFEYGDKEGKSSLHGEEESQNSEDEFDEPASETLVRSFENFNRVHDDGASNTSPTMHTVKSVASEPELVNQGKNHSPGLSPLRTTSSLVPLTSVFGKATAKDESIENPAVPKDLFSSMKEIEILFIKASESGKEVPRMLEANKLHIRPIFPGKENPSLSSTLLKSCFSCGDDPSVVREEPVQTATKYLTWHRTTSSRSSSSRNPLGVNSKEDVEDYSSNLFENFCMNSGSHASTLDRLYAWEKKLYDEVKASEMVRKEYDLKCKMLRHLESKEVGLPKIDKTRAVIKDLHSRIRVGVHRIDSISKKIEELRDRELQPQLEELIEGLSRMWEVMFDCHKNQLQIIKAASYHGNMKISMHSETRRHNTIYLETELASLSSSFMKWITAQKSYLHSIDGWLLKCVTLPPSRGKRRAQTPSIKTFGPPPIYITCSVWLEKINELPTKEVVDSIKDLAAETARFLPHQEKNPGKGKVAKNLSVLTSFKGNNDSESIGNNLLQGEASESLISGFDHLRPSLVKFFEKLNNFADSSVKMYAELGKTIQEFKSHYEQWKAQRMETQAGI; encoded by the exons ATGGGAGCCTCAAGTTCTAAACTAGAGGAAGATAAGGCCCTGCGACTGTGTCGTGAAAGGAAGAAGTTCGTTAAGCAGGCCCTTCATGGAAGATGCTCACTTGCAACAGCCCATGCTGAATACATTCAGTCACTGAGATGTACAGGGACTGCTCTCAAGATATTTGTACAACCTGAAGGTCCAGTTGAATCACCCTTATACGCTTCCACTTTTGCAACCCCTGAGCCCCTTGCTTTTACCGAGAAGTCTGCATctcaattttcattttcttctccaTCCTTCTCACATCATATGGATACTGCTGGTAATCGTTCTCCATCACCTTCTCCTCCTACCTCAAGTAGGTTTCAGGCAAATCATATGCAATTCAGGGGTAGTTTTGCTCACAAGGTTGAAGAAAAATTGCCCTCGCCTGTTATTGGAACCGTAACCTCATCAGACACTCCACCTAGTGCCAAACCTCAAACCTCTGAAAGACCTCAAACACTATCATTTGAAGGCTCTTCTGCGCCTCAGGAAGGAACTTGggatttcttttttccttcaaataatCATGAATTTTCCTTTCACGATGGGCACGGTGTGAATAATGGAGGGGTTGAGTTTGAGAATGCTGGTGATGTAAGATACTTCAAGGAAGAGGATGGAAATTTTGAATATGGAGATAAAGAAGGGAAGAGCTCTTTACATGGAGAGGAGGAATCTCAGAACTCGGAGGACGAGTTTGATGAACCTGCTTCTGAAACTTTGGTGCgaagttttgaaaattttaacaGGGTACACGATGATGGAGCATCAAATACTTCTCCTACTATGCATACTGTGAAAAGTGTAGCTTCAGAGCCGGAGTTAGTGAATCAGGGGAAGAACCATTCTCCTGGTTTGTCACCTTTAAGAACCACATCTTCATTAGTTCCATTAACATCTGTTTTTGGTAAAGCAACTGCGAAGGATGAGAGCATTGAGAATCCAGCTGTTCCCAAGGACTTATTTTCAAGCATGAAGGAAATTGAGATTCTCTTTATAAAAGCTTCTGAATCTGGCAAAGAAGTTCCAAGAATGCTTGAAGCAAATAAGTTGCACATACGTCCAATTTTTCCTGGAAAAGAAA ACCCATCATTATCATCAACATTGTTGAAGTCTTGCTTTTCGTGTGGAGATGACCCAAGTGTTGTTCGTGAAG AGCCGGTTCAAACTGCAACGAAGTACTTGACTTGGCATAGGACGACATCATCACGTTCCTCTTCATCCAGGAATCCTTTGGGAGTTAACTCAAAAGAGGATGTCGAGGACTACTCTAGCAACTTATTCGAGAACTTCTGCATGAACTCTGGTAGTCATGCTTCAACCTTGGATAGGCTTTATGCATGGGAAAAGAAGCTCTATGATGAAGTTAAG GCTAGTGAGATGGTCAGGAAAGAGTATGACCTCAAGTGTAAAATGCTACGTCATTTAGAATCAAAGGAAGTTGGTCTACCAAAAATCGACAAAACACGAGCTGTTATCAAGGATTTACATTCCCGAATCAGAGTGGGAGTTCATAGAATAGATTCTATATCAAAGAAAATTGAAGAATTGCGAGATAGAGAGCTCCAACCGCAACTCGAAGAATTAATTGAAGG GTTAAGTCGGATGTGGGAAGTGATGTTTGATTGCCACAAGAATCAACTACAAATCATCAAAGCAGCATCATACCACGGCAACATGAAAATCTCGATGCACTCTGAAACAAGGAGGCACAACACCATTTATCTTGAAACTGAACTCGCATCTTTATCATCAAGTTTTATGAAGTGGATTACAGCACAGAAGTCGTATCTGCATTCGATAGATGGATGGCTTCTCAAATGTGTGACTCTACCTCCATCCAGGGGAAAAAGGAGAGCACAGACTCCATCCATCAAAACTTTTGGACCACCCCCTATATACATTACATGTAGTGTCTGGTTGGAAAAGATTAACGAATTACCAACAAAGGAGGTCGTAGATTCGATAAAGGATTTGGCAGCTGAAACTGCCCGTTTTTTGCCTCATCAGGAGAAAAACCCAGGGAAGGGGAAGGTTGCAAAAAATCTTTCAGTCTTAACATCGTTTAAGGGTAACAATGACAGTGAGTCAATAGGGAATAATTTGTTACAAGGGGAAGCATCAGAGAGCTTGATCTCTGGTTTTGATCATTTGAGACCAAGCTTGGTTAAGTtttttgagaaattgaataACTTTGCAGATTCTTCTGTGAAAATGTATGCAGAACTTGGGAAGACCATTCAAGAATTTAAGAGTCATTACGAACAGTGGAAAGCCCAGAGAATGGAGACACAAGCGGGAATCTGA
- the LOC103491611 gene encoding uncharacterized protein LOC103491611 — protein MPELSWRHHTLIQSLLSRGPLREDQFHLLFKRITGKTPDNDQQVFNSYLLTINKALSFAQFELRGCRNQYDGRVYYGLVNNVSDDQSKLGTKYSVPQIAFFKAIVEAIAQDPSAQGGISNISALNLQLENQLGDTGPQSQVIPAAFKNFSKSHKEKTIAELAQDKWLDCTPEGFVNLGVRSFLDLRSWFRSNDVPSCEVCNEAGVKAELCSSEVCTVRVHRYCLKKMLSNKKSKRACPGCGTRWQSTMSNIESKEEVDEPDTRTQDQPSSHKRKKSKLNVDIDLGPNEDSTAEASQPPPDTRRATRNSTRQR, from the exons ATGCcagaactgagttggagacatcaCACTCTCATTCAATCGCTACTCTCTCGCGGCCCTCTCAGAGAGGATCAGTTTCATTTGCTGTTCAAGCGAATCACTGGAAAGACTCCAg ATAATGACCAGCAGGTTTTTAATAGTTACCTCCTGACTATAAATAAAGCACTTTCTTTTGCTCAGTTTGAGTTGAGAGGCTGCAGAAACCAATATGATGGACGTGTTTACTATGGCTTGGTAAATAATGTATCTGACGACCAATCCAAGCTAGGAACAAAGTATTCAGTTCCACAGATTGCCTTTTTTAAAGCCATC GTTGAAGCAATTGCACAAGATCCATCTGCTCAAGGTGGAATATCAAATATTTCTGCTCTTAATCTGCAGCTGGAAAATCAG CTGGGGGATACAGGGCCCCAGTCCCAAGTCATACCAGCTGCTTTCAAGAATTTCTCAAAATCTCACAAGGAAAAAACAATTGCCGAGCTTGCTCAGGATAAGTGGCTTGATTGCACCCCTGAAGGCTTCGTAAATTTGGGCGTCCGATCGTTTCTTGATTTGCGAAGTTGGTTCCGCAGCAATGACGTACCTTCATGTGAAGTGTGCAATGAAGCTGGTGTGAAG GCAGAGTTGTGTAGTAGTGAAGTTTGCACCGTCCGTGTCCATCGGTATTGCCTTAAGAAAATGTTATCCAATAAAAAG AGTAAAAGGGCCTGTCCAGGTTGTGGCACTCGATGGCAATCTACAATGTCCAACATAGAGTCCAAGGAGGAAGTGGATGAGCCGGATACACGCACCCAAGATCAACCATCATCACATAAGAGGAAGAAATCCAAGTTGAACGTAGATATTGATTTAGGACCAAACGAAGACAGTACTGCAGAAGCTTCCCAACCTCCTCCAGATACAAGGAGAGCAACACGAAATTCTACACGCCAGCGGTAG